The DNA segment NNNNNNNNNNNNNNNNNNNNNNNNNNNNNNNNNNNNNNNNNNNNNNNNNNNNNNNNNNNNNNNNNNNNNNNNNNNNNNNNNNNNNNNNNNNNNNNNNNNNNNNNNNNNNNNNNNNNNNNNNNNNNNNNNNNNNNNNNNNNNNNNNNNNNNNNNNNNNNNNNNNNNNNNNNNNNNNNNNNNNNNNNNNNNNNNNNNNNNNNNNNNNNNNNNNNNNNNNNNNNNNNNNNNNNNNNNNNNNNNNNNNNNNNNNNNNNNNNNNNNNNNNNNNNNNNNNNNNNNNNNNNNNNNNNNNNNNNNNNNNNNNNNNNNNNNNNNNNNNNNNNNNNNNNNNNNNNNNNNNNNNNNNNNNNNNNNNNNNNNNNNNNNNNNNNNNNNNNNNNNNNNNNNNNNNNNNNNNNNNNNNNNNNNNNNNNNNNNNNNNNNNNNNNNNNNNNNNNNNNNNNNNNNNNNNNNNNNNNNNNNNNNNNNNNNNNNNNNNNNNNNNNNNNNNNNNNNNNNNNNNNNNNNNNNNNNNNNNNNNNNNNNNNNNNNNNNNNNNNNNNNNNNNNNNNNNNNNNNNNNNNNNNNNNNNNNNNNNNNNNNNNNNNNNNNNNNNNNNNNNNNNNNNNNNNNNNNNNNNNNNNNNNNNNNNNNNNNNNNNNNNNNNNNNNNNNNNNNNNNNNNNNNNNNNNNNNNNNNNNNNNNNNNNNNNNNNNNNNNNNNNNNNNNNNNNNNNNNNNNNNNNNNNNNNNNNNNNNNNNNNNNNNNNNNNNNNNNNNNNNNNNNNNNNNNNNNNNNNNNNNNNNNNNNNNNNNNNNNNNNNNNNNNNNNNNNNNNNNNNNNNNNNNNNNNNNNNNNNNNNNNNNNNNNNNNNNNNNNNNNNNNNNNNNNNNNNNNNNNNNNNNNNNNNNNNNNNNNNNNNNNNNNNNNNNNNNNNNNNNNNNNNNNNNNNNNNNNNNNNNNNNNNNNNNNNNNNNNNNNNNNNNNNNNNNNNNNNNNNNNNNNNNTTCATAGATATATatgccaaaaataaattttgttcatTGATGATCATAAATTACAAGATAACcactaaattaaattcaattatattatgttcacataaaaaatatcattcgtataattaaaatataaatataaatataaattaaaaatatggtAATTTacgttaataaaataaatagagttTAAAATTATGCAAATATCTTAAATCAGAATAGATTAcacattcttttctaaatatttatatataaatcaaattaacttGACTTAATTTACGTTATTTACATGTAACTCGAATTACTTGATTtgatttactatatatatactatatcaGTAGTAaattgattcgatttatatataaatagtgaaatcaaattaatttgatttgctttatataaaaatattcaagACATGATGTGTAACTAATTTTGATTTAGgatatttgtataattttaaattttatttattttattagcataaattaataatgttgatttttttttgtgtataaataaagaaaatattcaGTTTGGTCCTGAAGTTATATTCGAATattaatttagtctttaaaattttaattgtctcaatttagtctttaaattttttaaattttaatcatgTGAGTTCCTGTGGTGGTTTCCGTCACAGagtcaattaaaaaatttaaagactaAATTGAAACAATTGAAACTTTAAGGACTAAATTAAGGGTTAAATATAACTTTAgagactaaattaaatatttttttgtataaataatattttttaaaataaaaatattatttatatataaaaattaatcatcatatatttatatataaatatatatataattaaatttatttttaatatattaactatTCTTAAAATTCGTAACATAACAAACAGAAAGTGAGATTCTCTAAGTTACAATTaacattcaatttttaaatcttaaaaaatgagaaagtaaaattaaaatacacattTGACGCTAAATAATGAATACGAAGAAAATCGTAAATTTTTTCTTGTTCATCTATGGAGAAAACTTGAAACTATATTTTAAGGTCAACTATATCGATATATTTGACACTTCTTAATtatcattttcatataaaagtatttttatgtaaatatttaatgagataaaagtaaaaagtccaaatataataaattaaaagatacaatatataattaataatatcactTAATTCCATTCCTaaggaaattaaactaaattaattacatttaccaataaataaataaatgagagagagagagaaatgacAAGTGGAGTAGTATATGATGTGGCGACTAGAGTTAGTTGTAAAACTGATAAACTGCCTCATGCATAGTCCAAAGCATATTAAAGacttttcaataataatttttcaaataatataaacaatatTCGACCCCCTAGCTAACATATATTCCCCAATCTTACAAGTACAAAACACAACAATTTTCCATTCAACAAGaacccaaaaaacaaaaaacaaaaccttaacaagaaaaaaaaaatcatcaaaaattccaaaaatcgaATCATGGAATCTGTTGTATCCGAACTAGAAGGCACGCTTCTGAAGGACTCGGACACATTCTCATACTTCATGTTAGTAGCATTCGAAGCATCCGGTTTGTTCCGATTCGCCTTGTTGTTGATCCTATGGCCTCTGATTAGGTTAACGGACATTCTTGGCATGAAGGACACAGGTCTTAAAATAATGATCTTTGTGTCCTTAGCTGGGGTACCCAAGTCAGAGATCGAATCCGTGGCAAGGGCGGTGTTGCCAAAGTTCTACATGGATGACCTTCATATGAAGGCGTGGAGGTTGTTTAGTTCCTACGACAAAAGGGTGGTGGCAACGAAGATGCCGAGGATAATGGTGGAGAGGTTCGTGAAGGAGCATTTGCGCGCCGACGAGGTGGTTGGGACAGAGTTGTGTTTCAACAGGTTTGGTTATGCCACGGGCTCTGTTGTTGATGATAGCATATCTCAAAGGGTTGCTGACATTTTTGGCCAACAAGGTGCACCTACTTTGGGTATGGCAAGGAGTAGCCATCATTCCTTCATGCAACTTTGCAAGGtaaatattcaataattaatatcaaattaaataatattggtgaaaactcaggtatAGTCCACTTCatataaagttaataactaagAGCCGTgaaatgatttgactgatttgactaaattttcatctcatatctctcaactatcaacttcatgtgaaatcgactgcacctgagttttcaccaatAATATCTCACaaaatttatgttaaaattaaaaaaagtaatgatatttaaaaaaaatataacatattgCGCATCAAATTCAGTATAATTAACTATTAGTGAGTGCTAGGAGGccaacaaattttataatttataattattaattaattattattaatatttttaatagtatgaaattatatataataatataaaattatttattttttttctaattaagtgccaacaaaattttaataaaaatcctGACTTCTTAGATTTTCTCTTAACTATCTTATACATCTGTCTTGTTAAAGATAAAATCTGACTTGATCTTATTTATTTCATCCAtactaactaaatttttttatttaatttttaaattacttttagactaattattttaatttcttcatcGGTATATCATTTTCATGATTAAAGTCATACAACATAACCGAAGTGAAAACCCTATATATGCGTGTGTGagaatttttgtatgaaatacCTAAAAATTGTAGTTTTCAGACAaaagttacaaaaaaaaaaagctcatatgattttgaatttctatAGAGAAAAATAAACATACTAAACAAGGTCAATTTTGGTGAGATTGCCATATTTCACAACATTTCGTGTATATTGTTGTTATTCAAcaacatattaattaattaaggacACAGTTATGAAAGACaaatattgaaataaatttgAACCTGCCCAAAGTAAGTAATTCAAGGATCTGTTAACAAATGTGAAaataattaatactaattaaaaatactacaaataaaaaatttcaaaaaaatatataaatctgTAATTTTTTATGCATTAATAATATGTTAAAGAGTAAAgtttctatttaatttctttaatcaatatttttaaattattctttagctaaatttttaatttaactatattattataatttcaaaaatattatatatccacacaaaaaaataactgtgtataaatacatatttaaataaCTTATAGAGACTaacaatttttagtattttttattattatttgaccaacacaaatattaaattatcttttaataaataaattttactaatttatgtgtgtaaattctaaaaaatataaatataaattatattaattcatataaaattttgataaatataagtacaaattatatattttttatatataaaatttctgtaaatataaatattattgctgaCCAATACTTATCAAAAACAATATTTATAGTtcatataacattttttatacatattttatttaattgatttttaatatttattttatattttaacaaaatttttataccgataattaatttaataacattttttttagatttaacaTGGTGGTTATTATAATTAAGTtataacttttaattttctgacataaaattgaatttaaatgcaGGAACAAATTGTTCCTCCCTTTGTAACAAGGCAGAAGCAGGAGCAGGAGCAGGAAGCGCTCCGGCCACTGCCGGTGATCTTCCACGACGGCCGTCTAGTAAAGCGGCCGACAGCATCGACCTCGCTACTTATCCTTCTATGGATGCCAATAGGCATTATACTTGCCATAATTCGCATCACCTTGGGCTTCACACTACCCTTCTGGGTGATACCCTACGTTTCAAGGCTCTTTGGAGGCAAGGTGGTAGTGAAGGGCACACCACCCCCTCCTCCGTTGAACGGCAACTCCGGCGTGCTATTCGTGTGCACTCACAGAACCCTAATGGACCCGGTGGTCCTCTCCTCCGTGCTCCACCGCCAAGTCCCCGCAGTCACCTATTCCATCTCTAGGTTAACGGAGATACTCTCTCCAATCCCAACGGTTAGGTTAACAAGAATTAGGAACGTAGATGCTGAGAAAATCAAAGAGCAATTATCAAAGGGTGATTTGGTTGTGTGTCCAGAAGGTACTACATGTCGCGAACCCTTCCTTCTAAGGTTCAGTGGGTTATTCGCTGAGTTAACTGATAGAATAGTCCCTGTGGCCATGAACTATAGGGTTGGATTCTTCCATGCAACCACTGCTAGGGGTTGGAAGGGTTTGGACcccattttcttcttcatgaacCCTAGGCCGGTTTATGAGGTCACTTTCTTGAACCAGTTGCCGGTTGAAGCTACTTGCTCCTCAGGTAAAAGTCCTCACGATGTGGCTAACTATGTTCAAAGGCTTTTGGCTTCAACGTTAGGGTTTGAGTGTACCAACTTTACAAGGAAAGACAAGTATCGGATCTTGGCTGGGAATGATGGTATTGTTTCTTATACTTCGTTTGCTGAACGAATGAACAAGTTGGTCAGAACTTTCAAGCCATTTTTACATTGAAAATTATTGTTCTtgtagttaattaaaaatatatttattcaattGTTTTATTCTGTAGTTTATTATGTATTGACTATGGTGTGTATTGAAAACCATAATTTTGTgcgtttgttttttgtttttttctttaagGTTTTCCATGTAATATGTTGATTGTTTTGTATATTCTTTtggttttattaattaaataaattcaacaATGATATATGTCTTCATCATAATATGTAGTAGTTATTACTTTTATTACGCACAATATAAAATAGGTAAACTTTTACGTACCCAActctctctctaaaataaaGAGTAAGAACAAGTTCAACAGTTTGGTCTCCAAACATTTCAAATTGACTTTTTCTGACAAAAAAGGAATCGGCCGttggaaaagagaaaagaaaaatcccTGTATACTTTTTGAGAAGAgaaaatttctttaaaaaaaagattgtgAGTGTTCAATAATAACTTAGCACGTCATaagttattataataataaataattatataaaagataatatatattatatatagacTATGTCTATGATGGCTAAGTTAATGGTGATTATTGGTGATTATAAATTGACTAACAAATAAAGAAGTGACATTTGACAATGAAAAAAagcttattaaaattttagttacgTTTAAATCATGCTTATGACTAATTGAGAAAATGTATTTCACCTAAACACATGGATAAGACAAATTTCATGTCAGAGATAACGGAAAGTGAAAAGAGCTAACAGAGCAATGGTGGTGTGGTACAAGATGATGGAGGCGACGacaacaagaaaaaagaagaaaaattgggTATTGGGTAGGGCTACACACGGATCGAATCGGATCGAATTGGATTGGATATAGGCTAAAATTCTATCTGATCCGCACTGCTCCTATCGGATCGGATCAGATACCATATCTGCATTTTTTTAGGTcggatcggatatcggatatatccaTGTAATCAAAAAATTGTTTCAAGGCCCTGTTTTTTGCTGTTTTTGCAAAAGATGTCcataaatatcataaaattaaaaattaaaaataaaacagcaactcagcaattaaaaattaaaaataaaacagtaactcaaaaattaaaaattaaaaataaaatatcataaaattcatgaCAACACTTGGTGAAACAACACACTAAATCATTATTTTAACATACTAAAACAGCAACTCAGCAATTCAGAacactaaatcatactaaaacaGCAATCTcagcatactaaaaacactaaaacaacaacactaaatcatactaaaacaGTAATTTcagcatactaaaaacactaaaacagcAACTCAACAAGTTCCAATTGACATATCTCTTCCAGTCTTTCAATTGACACTATATCAGCAAGCATTCATTCCTGTTAAGAAATAACAAGTGAGAAAAATTAGTAAAACATGttagaataataaattattatataccaATACAAGCACTATTGAATACCTAAGATGGTTGATGAGATTGCATTCCACTTTGAACCTCAGGATCTCCAACACTagtaactccagaaaattctattcaattcaacaataacaaaatatgtCATGGTATGTCAATGCTctaaaataaaagacaaaaaatgaataataattaataaaatataaatgaacCAATTCATTATATACTTGAATCAACAGTGGCATCTCCTTCATCAAGCTCAACCAATATCTTAGCAGGCGTCAACCAATTTTGAGTGCAAATTAACGCCTATATAGTGGTGGGACTCAAACAACTACAATAAGGGTCAAGGACACAACCTCCCGTACTAAAAACTGACTCAGATGCTACAgtggaaacaagaatggctaatatatCTCTAGCCATGCAAGAGAGAACACGATACCTCGAATTCTTTCCTctccaccacctcaatatatcAAATCCACTAAAATTTTCTGCCAATTTATCTTCCAAATACCTAtccatttcatttttcttcaactCACTTAATTTTATCCTCTGAGTTTGCTTCCACTTGGTCATAGGATTTTCAACTGTAATACTATCATTCTCACTCATCTCTACACCAGGATTTGTAGTAGTATCCGAAAAAATACTAACATCTTGAGTGTCTTCAGGGGGTCGCGGATTCTATATGCTATATTGCTCAAATAATTTAGCAATGATATCCTTCAATTTTCTAAAGATCCTTGAAGATTTCTCACCTTAACCATATATCTCAGACAAAGTAAACTGAACATATTTCAATTTATACCGCGGATCAAGAAAAACAGCAACAAATAATAGATAGTTCAAAGATGGTTTGTTTGCTGAAGTCAAAAGAGTAGAAGTATAAGAATGATCAGAATCATCCCAATACTTATCAAATTTAGCCTTCATCGTTGATGCCATTCCATTCAACACTAAATCATCACTCATAATCCATTTATTCAAAGTGCATAAAATCTTACACAATACATGGAAAAAAGTATTTGAAGTGATATTCAAAGAACTAGAGAATGAAAGCGTTgcatgatataaaatttgtaaaaaacgTATAAAGATACGAGCTGTACTCCAATCTTCATCACAAGGAGGCCCCCTATCATCTTCAATGTATCTTTCAAAATGAGCATCTTCCCTAGAAAGACGAGTAAATgccttttcaaatttttcggCCACTTCCAACATCATATAAGTAGAATTCCACCTCGTCGGCACATCAAGAATAATCATTTGTCGACTCGTAATGTTTGCCTCATGTGCACACCTCCTAAAGGTTGCTAACTTAAACGGAGATAACTTCACAAACTTACAAGAAGTTCTAATCCTAGCAATAGATGACTGTAGATCTTTCAAACCATCACAAACAATCAAATTTAAGATATGGGCAGCACATCTCAAATGAACGAATTCCCCACCCAACATAGTACAACCATTCCATTCTCGCATGATTTTAACCAAAATATTCACAGCAATAAAGTTTGCACTAGCATTATCCACAGTTACAGTACAAAGTTTTTGAATACCccaatcttttaaatatttctcTAAAGCTTTTCCTATGGTAACACTAGTATGATCAGCAATCAAATTAAAAGACAGGATCTTCTTATTCAATGTCCACCCATCATCAATATAATGAGTGTTACACACATATAGTTCATGTTTTGAACAGACGTCCAAGTATCAGTAGTTAAAGACACCATCTGAtgattcaactccaaaagagaCTTAAGTTTGGTTTTTTTCTCTATATACAACTGCATACAATCCCTAGCAACTATCATACGACTTGAAATCTTAAATTGAGGTTGCATTTCACCACAAAAGCCCCTAAAACCAGTATTTTTCACAAACCTAAATGCAAGCTCATCAATTATCTACTGCCTTTAGTGTTGGTGGTTCCTCTAAATTAGAATTTGTGAACACaagatttttctgttttttatcaACATGATTTTCCAGATTCTTCGCACAagttctaatatatttttttaggttaGAGGTCCCATCCCTACAACTATGACATTGTAACCATTTCAAACAATGTTTACATTGAGCCTTAGttttctcatcattttttttgaaGTGATCTCAAACAATAGAAGGGGGTCTATTAGACTTTTTTTTACCTAACTGGCTAGATTGTGCTGCTGTCTCCAAAGAATGAGCATCACTTGAAGCTGGATTGGTATTTGTTTCTCCTCCCCTTGTTGATTCTTCTGGTGTAGATCCAGCGAAACTTGGTGGCGTAGGAATGCTCCCAACTTTAGACCCACTTGCATTGTTAGTAAGCGCTTGTTTATCAGCCATTCTAATTTTTCAACACAATCCTACAAATAAATAAACCATATCACTATATCAGTTTACAGACAACAAACCCTCAGTGCCATATGACTGCAATTAAATAAACCATCTTAATTTTCAAACAATTAAACCATATAAACCATATATCACTATATTAATTTACAGATCAGATTATGAAGGAATACGAGTAGCCGCTCAACAATCTATGTTGTGCATCATTGGGCAATCTATGAACTATAAATTAGGGTTCTAACTACAAGATTTTCATCATTCAAACATAGCTTCATGTAACTGGTTAGAGAACAATATATGCCTCAAAATTTAGGTACggatttaatttttcttttgaaaatttcaacaaTCTGAAAACATAATAAAGTAGAAAAAATTCAACACACAAAAATATCACAAATACGAAAAATACCTGAACAGATAAAAATTTTAGCGAAAATATGCAAAGAGCCAGAGAATGAAGAATATGATTTAGATTTTAGCAGCGAAAACAGATTAGGGTTTGAGGGATTTACAGCTTTGCATGTGCGCTATATATAGTGGGAACCACCGAACTAGATCTTTgcggggaagaagaagaatgagagagATCCTTCACGTTCAAGGAGAGCAATGCGGGAACCAGATCGGTTCCAAGTTCTGGGAGGTCGTGTGCGAGGAGCACGACATAGATCCAACTGGTAGGTACGTTGAAAACACCGATCTGTAGCAAGAGCGCGTCAATGTGTACTACAACGAGGTAGAGCCAGTCAGAGAGGAGATGGAGAGCCTGAGAGAGGTGAGGAGAGTCTGAGAGTATCAGTGAGAGTCTGAGAGAGGTGAGGAGAGTCTGAGAGTATGAGTGAGAGTCTGAGACTGAGAGGAGAGTCCAGAGTCCAGAGAATGAGAGTGTGAGAGAGGTGAGGAGCGCCGTAAGATAACAATTGGAATTTAGGGTTAGGTTAGAATAATATTAGCTATTTATATGATGTGCGGATTTATTGGATCTGCAGATCGGATCCGTGGGTATCACTTCCAAATATGCGATCCGATCCGATGACTATGCGGATCGGATAATATCCACAAAATTCGATCGGTTACGGATAATTACCGCGGGTATGCGGATATTATCCGATCCATGTGCAGCCCTAGTATTGGATAAATGAAAACAGAACCTCCAATTATCGCAGGGAACAGAGGAAGCAATCTCATCAAGGAAGAGGCGCAGAGACAGATAGGTGACGGTGGCCATGGATACCGATTGCTAGAACTGTAGCAAGCAGTCCCGTCGAAACAAAGATCGCATTCGATTTCATGTAATTCCAGGTAGAAAAAGACATCTCTCACCGACTTGATAAGGCTATTATTTATAGTGGCAAACCAAATCCGGTAGTCAGGATAAATCCAAGAAGAAGAATTATACGATTAGACCATATTTTTCCTTGTTTCGACCCCATTTTTTTGTTAGTATATTATTTCGTAGATGTTAAGAAgttaagacaaaaaaaaaaagaaaaaaatttactatGTCGGTCAAAACTATGATCAGCAAACATTCTATCTTTCACGTGTTCTAATATAATTTGTTAATCACNNNNNNNNNNNNNNNNNNNNNNNNNNNNNNNNNNNNNNNNNNNNNNNNNNNNNNNNNNNNNNNNNNNNNNNNNNNNNNNNNNNNTTCAAATTAAATTTACcgaatcaaaattttattgatattattttttatttaaaaaaataaatccaaacaaattcaactaattttttaattacttacaaaaaattttttaaactccAAATATACAATAATCTCCAACTTCAAATtctcaaatttcaaatcaaaactTTACACTATCAAAtatcactacaaaaaaataatatttgtaaaaaaatttttttacaaaaaacaaaattttgaaacaaaagaaatttgtaacaaaaaaggTCGTTGTAATATGTcctattacaaaaaaattttgtaacaaaaaatgaaactgttacaattcaaaataatattttgtaacaaatttttttgataCAAAAATCGAAATTCGTTACAAAAgtgataacaaattttgatcttcaaaatatttttggtgacgaaatattttttcctatcataaaattttgttataaaatataacttgattttgtaacatttttctctctttagCTACAAAAgcacaatatttattttataacaaatttttttaatacaaattacatgcataatttaccaaattatttttttaattaactgatATATTAGCTATTTTACTGAGCAAGtcaacatttatataatatgtaaaaacATAGATAATTCAAATATacttcatttaactaaaatagttttaaaacaaaataacattagtAATGTCTACATTGATTAGTTCTAAAAGTTATATTTCTTACACAAGTTTAACTAAAAGTTAAAAGTCTAACATAGATTAGTGTCtctataaatcaaaatattcttgAGTCCGCATGTTGTCACCATTTTAGTACTCCTGTAAATGAgaaaaaaccaaaacaaaaaattagaaacaagatataacaccaattataatttttcccattaatttttatccaaaatttttacaaaaattttggcagaacctcccctaaaacttggatattTTCACCGTCTACGgttcataaaaaataaccaattaattacttatttctcagccaaaacataatcaaatttatcaaattaaataatagaaCATTTGTCATTTCTCAACCATGACAAATAAAATGTAATAAATAGATCCATATACAATTAAACTatactaataatatatgaatCATCTATGAATATGTATTAAAACTATAAGCAATTTTAGGGGTATCTTTAATTGTCTAGTTTCTTTCATTGTCAAAGCACACTATGAAAGAGTTCACAACGGCTTGTTGAGCTTCCAATTGAGCTTTTACTCGAGCTAATTCTTTCTGT comes from the Arachis duranensis cultivar V14167 chromosome 7, aradu.V14167.gnm2.J7QH, whole genome shotgun sequence genome and includes:
- the LOC107457791 gene encoding glycerol-3-phosphate acyltransferase 5-like codes for the protein MESVVSELEGTLLKDSDTFSYFMLVAFEASGLFRFALLLILWPLIRLTDILGMKDTGLKIMIFVSLAGVPKSEIESVARAVLPKFYMDDLHMKAWRLFSSYDKRVVATKMPRIMVERFVKEHLRADEVVGTELCFNRFGYATGSVVDDSISQRVADIFGQQGAPTLGMARSSHHSFMQLCKEQIVPPFVTRQKQEQEQEALRPLPVIFHDGRLVKRPTASTSLLILLWMPIGIILAIIRITLGFTLPFWVIPYVSRLFGGKVVVKGTPPPPPLNGNSGVLFVCTHRTLMDPVVLSSVLHRQVPAVTYSISRLTEILSPIPTVRLTRIRNVDAEKIKEQLSKGDLVVCPEGTTCREPFLLRFSGLFAELTDRIVPVAMNYRVGFFHATTARGWKGLDPIFFFMNPRPVYEVTFLNQLPVEATCSSGKSPHDVANYVQRLLASTLGFECTNFTRKDKYRILAGNDGIVSYTSFAERMNKLVRTFKPFLH